Proteins co-encoded in one Uloborus diversus isolate 005 chromosome 9, Udiv.v.3.1, whole genome shotgun sequence genomic window:
- the LOC129229526 gene encoding dual specificity tyrosine-phosphorylation-regulated kinase 2-like: MRVVNASMPLSRTKSLITNGTTISPCNDSFLPQINGKNGPSLCSEKNDSISRYKQASRVFQNGVTDNSAQLPDVCPNSNGSNDQLSNKNSKPTKSLGASPQQVMKLYMHKLTPYEHHEIFSYQQVYFLGANAKKRLGVIGAPNNSGYDDEQGSYMHTPHDHIAYRYEMIKIIGKGSFGQVIKAYDHKNHQNVALKIVRNEKRFHRQAQEEIRILDHLRKQDKDNTMNIVHMLEHFTFRNHMCITFELLSINLYELIKKNKFQGFNIQLVRKFAHSLLQCLDVLYRNKVIHCDLKPENVLLKQPGRSGIKVIDFGSSCYENQRVYSYIQSRFYRAPEVILGGKYGMAIDMWSLGCILAELLTGYPLLPGEDEADQLACIVELIGMPPPKLLEQSKRAKTFISSKGHPRYCTSSTLPDGTIVLNGGRSRRGKLRGPPGSREWSTALKGCDDILFIDFLKQCLEWDPSVRITPPAALRHGWLRRRLPKAPENSVCETGSKTLMLQTVGSARTSIIAKMNTIGGTKARTVVTTIGDDMSATLNSHSKLPQIGNSVT, from the coding sequence ATGCGAGTGGTGAATGCTAGCATGCCCTTGTCGCGGACAAAGTCGTTGATCACCAATGGAACTACGATATCTCCCTGCAACGATTCTTTTCTGCCACAGATCAACGGTAAAAATGGCCCCAGCCTGTGCTCGGAGAAAAACGATTCGATTTCGCGATATAAACAAGCTAGTCGGGTGTTTCAAAATGGCGTCACGGATAACTCGGCGCAACTTCCAGACGTTTGTCCTAACTCAAACGGCAGCAACGATCAATTGAGCAACAAAAACTCAAAGCCTACGAAGAGTCTGGGTGCCTCGCCGCAGCAGGTAATGAAGTTGTATATGCACAAGCTTACTCCTTACGAGCACCACGAAATATTTTCATATCAGCAAGTGTATTTCCTAGGGGCCAACGCCAAAAAGCGATTGGGCGTCATCGGAGCTCCCAACAATAGCGGGTATGATGATGAACAAGGTTCCTATATGCATACACCTCATGACCACATAGCATACAGATatgaaatgattaaaatcattgGCAAAGGCAGCTTTGGTCAAGTAATCAAAGCTTATGAccacaaaaatcatcaaaatgttGCTCTCAAAATAGTGCGTAACGAGAAAAGATTTCACAGGCAAGCCCAAGAAGAAATAAGAATATTAGATCATTTAAGAAAGCAAGATAAAGATAACACAATGAATATAGTTCACATGCTGGAACATTTTACATTCCGTAACCACATGTGCATAACGTTTGAACTTCTCAGTATTAATTTGTATGAATTgattaagaaaaacaaatttcaaggTTTTAATATACAACTGGTGCGGAAATTTGCTCATTCTCTGCTCCAGTGCTTAGATGTTCTGTATCGAAACAAAGTCATCCACTGTGATCTTAAACCCGAGAACGTGCTGTTGAAACAGCCCGGTCGCAGCGGGATTAAAGTGATAGATTTCGGATCTAGTTGTTACGAAAATCAGAGGGTGTATTCTTACATTCAGTCAAGGTTTTACCGTGCACCCGAGGTAATTCTTGGCGGTAAATATGGAATGGCCATCGATATGTGGAGTTTGGGGTGCATACTTGCCGAGCTTCTTACGGGTTATCCGTTGCTCCCTGGCGAAGATGAAGCCGATCAGTTGGCGTGCATAGTTGAGCTGATTGGCATGCCTCCTCCCAAACTATTAGAGCAATCCAAGCGGGCCAAAACTTTCATAAGCTCAAAAGGTCATCCTCGCTACTGCACCTCAAGTACACTGCCCGATGGAACCATCGTACTGAATGGTGGCCGATCTCGCCGTGGAAAGTTACGTGGACCTCCAGGCAGTCGTGAATGGTCAACTGCTCTAAAAGGCTGTGATGATATATTATTTATTGACTTCCTAAAGCAGTGTTTAGAATGGGATCCTAGTGTACGAATCACACCCCCGGCAGCGTTGAGACATGGGTGGCTTCGCAGGAGGCTGCCCAAAGCTCCTGAAAATTCTGTGTGTGAAACTGGTTCTAAAACTCTCATGCTTCAAACGGTGGGTTCCGCTCGTACTAGCATCATAGCAAAAATGAACACAATCGGCGGTACCAAAGCTCGGACAGTAGTGACTACCATAGGGGATGATATGAGTGCTACCCTAAATTCTCATAGCAAATTACCACAAATTGGAAATTCTGTTACTTGA